ATCAGCTTCACTATATCAGAAGaaggcaaaaaagaaaattgcaaTGTGAGCTATAATtgaataaaaagtaaaataaataacacTATATTTAATAAGTCATGAATATTTTGGATCACTCGATAATGGTAGGTTCGATATAGAGCGTGTCCTTATGCCTCACATTTAATCAATTTCACGTGTTGGGTTTTCAAACCTGGTTCAGTCCAAGCGTTGGGTGAAGTATTGCTATATAGAATAAATCATGTCATATCTAACAATATTAACCTCTTATATTAAAATCTCATGGTCAATGCTGCTGCATAGGTTAGCTAAAATCAATTGCAAGATCCACATTATATTTTACAGAATTTATTTAGTTATAATCTCATCAATTTATCGCTACAAGAgttgcatatttttttttattacaaaaatggagaaaggcataatataatgaaatagaaattgtAAATAACTAATAGAGGGGGATGAGTAGtctcattaaatatcaaaCCTATGACTTCTAGGTCAATAGATGAAAACGTACACCACTACATtgcactctcttttgatcAAGAGTTTCATATTTCTTCAAGCTACATTTCGAGTTTTAGAAAGTGAAGACAAAAAATCACCAAAGcctgaaaaattataattaatgtgATCTTGAGACTACAAGGTACTTTCAGCAAATAAATACGGTTCCATCCATCACAATGGCTTTGATTATTAGtgataatttttatgtttAGTATTTGCTTATTTCGTGTATCCTTTTGGCTTCTGTAATAGGGAAGGGCCGTGAAAAACAAGAGAAAGTAGCAACTTTAATTAAACAGTTTTACTAAATCCTCCTAAAATTTCtctacatttttttcttaactatatTTACAATGGCAAGAAATGGCATTTTAACAACATCGAATGgtgttttaattaataaatattaggAGGATAATTAGGAGCTcttgcatttttatttaattaattaaaaagaactTGATAAATTTCAGTTTATTGAAAACACAAATTAAACAGCATTAACCGAGAAAAAAATCCacatatatgaaaattaaaaaacgcAAGGGAATTTCTTATTAGGTCATTAAACGAACAACATGGCCAAATTTATTTTGCCCGGTGAGTCTCGAAGTCGTTCACGTAGATTATGTGGATTAATATGTTGAAATCAAAACAGCctatctatataaaaaaaaaaacaaaagagaaaaagaaaaaagaagcacATTATCACATAACACTCATTTTTATGATGAATATCACGACACTCATATTCTAAGCGCATCCTTCAAGtcttcatatatatctataaattcTATACACACGTGTATGTTTCTAAATTAGCTGCTCGAGTACaactctctctgttttttttttgttacaaacaGAAGCACATGAgctgaatataaaaaaataaatatcttaaatatttaataaggaAAAACGTGAAGTTTCACTTGACTATCGAATTTAAAATGTTCTAAACACCAGACGAGAGCGTGCGTTACAATTTTATATTCCTTTGATCACCTACGTAGAACTGTCCTTTTTTTGTTTCCGGTGATAGTACAACTCTCTCTTTGTTAGGCACAGAAATCCCACCGTCACATGTCTTTCtcaatcgaaaaaaaaaaaaaaaatctttagaataaaagtccaaaaatggGTGACATGGTTGGTGACGTAACGGGTCAACTAAAGTACTATAAATTGGCACTTTCGTCCCTCTTACTTCTCACCAGTCACTACCCCATCTCCCAAACCCAACTCAAAACATGTCTTCATCTTTCAAGCCCTTGCTGGCTTTGCTCCTTGGTGTGGTGCTTCTCACCACCACCATCATCAATGCCGATCACCCTCAGCACCCTAAAGATCATGGCCACAAGCCACCCCACAAGCACCACCCGGGGAGGCTTCTACTCGAGTATGAGGAAGATGATCACAAGCCGATCCCCGAACACAAACCGGATCCGGAACATGACAAGCCTCCACATGGTGGCCACCACCCTGGTCACATTCTTGTAGAAGAGGTTGAAGATGGCCGCAAGCCAATCCCAGAGCACGAGCCGCCGAAACATGAGGAGAAGCCGGGAAAAGGTACTTATCAAAATTCCAATCAGAATTTTTGTGTTTCTTTAATGTGTTATATAATTATTGGATTCAATAGAAGATTGGTCTTATCAGCCTCTGTACAATTCACACTCTTTATAGTTCAGTTTAATTTTAAGTGTTTGTACTATATTCCACTTCTCATGTTTTCCTGCaccatattttttaaaaggtaAGGGAGAGAAGCCACCACTGGAGCACAAACCACCACATGGTCACATCTTTGCTGAGGAGGTCGAGGAGAAGGACAGGAGAAAGGGCGAGAAGCCTCCCCCAAAGCACAAACCCCCACACGGTCACAATCTTGCTGAGGAGGTTGAGGAGATGGACAAGCGCAAGGGTGAAAAGCCTCCACCAAAACACAAGCCCCCACATGGTCACAATCTTGCTGAGGAGGTCGAGGAGATGGACAAGCGCAAGGGTGAGAAGCCTCCCCCAAAGCACAAGCCCCCACATGGTCACAACCTTGCCGAGGAGGTAGAGGAGATGGACAAACGCAAGGGCGAGAAGCCTCCCCCAAAGCACAAGCCCCCACATGGTCACAACCTTGCCGAGGAGGTAGAGGAGATGGACAAACGCAAGGGCGAGAAGCCACCACCGAAGCACAAGCCCCCACATGGTCACAACCTTGCCGAGGAGGTAGAGGAGATGGACAAACGCAAGGGCGAAAAGCCATCCCCCAAACACAAGCCCCCACATGGTCACAACCTAGCTGAGGAGGTCGAGGAGATGGATGAGCACAAGGGTGAGAAGCCACCGCCAAAACACAAGCCTCCACATGGTCACAACCTTGCTGAGGAGGTTGAGGAGATGGACAAACGCAAGGGTGAGAAGCCTCCACCAAAGCACAAGCCGCCACATGGTCACATGCTTGCCGAGGAGGTTGAGGAGATGGACAATCGCAAGGGTGAGAAGCCTCCACCAAAGCACAAGCCTCCACATGGTCACAACCTTGCCGAGGAGGTCGACGAGGTTGACAATCATAAGGGTGAGAAGCCTCCGCCGAAGCACAAGCCCCCACATGGTCACATGTTGGCTGAGGAGACTGAGGAGTTGGACAAGCGCAAGGGTGAGAAGCCACCACCAAAGCATAAGCCTCCACATGGTCACAACCTAGCCGAGGAGGTCAAGCAGATGGACAAGCCCAAGGGTAAGGGTGAGAAGCCTCCGCCAAAGCACAAGCCACCACATGGTCACCTTCTCGCAGAAGAAGTTGAAGATGCATACAAGCCCCCTCGCAAATTGAAGCCACCAACCCCTGAAATGAAGCCAAAGGGTCCTCCTCACAAACCCCCCCACAAACCTCCGACTGACAATTGAACAACGCCTCTCAGTCGATCATTATATCACATAGAATAAAGAGCCAATCGGCCCTTAGATCATTTCGAGTCGTTGTTGGCTTAGTTTCACATCATCCAAATCGCTCATATGCTGTCGTTCTACCACTCGGTTGTTGAGTCTTGTATATTATGGAGATCGGGTAATCACCTACAATTATTATCTTATGTGATGAGCTTTTACCTCCTAAGTTCTCTCTTCAGAGCATGCGAAATTCGTTGAAAAAACAATACGTTCCTTATGAATTATAGTTCAGTTAATGGGATAGACCTTAACATGGAGTGGCGATTGGATCACATGCACTGCCACCAATCAAGATAATGGAGCTAGACGATCCGCCACCTTTGCGAGAGGAAACATGCTTTGATGTTCTTCTGTTTCattatatgaaaattattgTCTACGAATATAATCTGTTCTAAGTATTCAAGTTTCGATGGACGTACATTTAGGCTTAACCTACTCAAAATGGAATCGGTCAGGAGTTTATTGGAGTCTCTGTAATTAGTAGTGTAATTGAAATAGGGTGTTCCTCCTACGTACTCCtatttggaaaaaagaaaagaaatacaaATCGGATGCTTCGAATGGTTGAGGAGGCATCACTCGTTCTGTCgtcctccttttcttttacagGATTACACTCATTGATATGACTGAAAAACCATGT
The sequence above is drawn from the Punica granatum isolate Tunisia-2019 chromosome 5, ASM765513v2, whole genome shotgun sequence genome and encodes:
- the LOC116208653 gene encoding early nodulin-75-like — protein: MSSSFKPLLALLLGVVLLTTTIINADHPQHPKDHGHKPPHKHHPGRLLLEYEEDDHKPIPEHKPDPEHDKPPHGGHHPGHILVEEVEDGRKPIPEHEPPKHEEKPGKGKGEKPPLEHKPPHGHIFAEEVEEKDRRKGEKPPPKHKPPHGHNLAEEVEEMDKRKGEKPPPKHKPPHGHNLAEEVEEMDKRKGEKPPPKHKPPHGHNLAEEVEEMDKRKGEKPPPKHKPPHGHNLAEEVEEMDKRKGEKPPPKHKPPHGHNLAEEVEEMDKRKGEKPSPKHKPPHGHNLAEEVEEMDEHKGEKPPPKHKPPHGHNLAEEVEEMDKRKGEKPPPKHKPPHGHMLAEEVEEMDNRKGEKPPPKHKPPHGHNLAEEVDEVDNHKGEKPPPKHKPPHGHMLAEETEELDKRKGEKPPPKHKPPHGHNLAEEVKQMDKPKGKGEKPPPKHKPPHGHLLAEEVEDAYKPPRKLKPPTPEMKPKGPPHKPPHKPPTDN